One genomic window of Quercus lobata isolate SW786 chromosome 9, ValleyOak3.0 Primary Assembly, whole genome shotgun sequence includes the following:
- the LOC115960150 gene encoding F-box/kelch-repeat protein At5g60570-like isoform X2, which produces MVVDIYSVVKMVFRYSLEDSTTKVQGAGCEPPVTVGVQGCDKSKLPKSHDQDFGLLQQNLHLLADSLLARNNNSKASDGLKCLLDKERHDSNLDHIVLKKKKPMVIARSGENHEGQASDDSFLPGLTDDVALDVLAWSSRSGYPNLASLNKKFKSLIDSGYLYNLRQRLGVIEHWIYLACILMPWEAFDPVKQRWMRLPRMPCDDCFTYADKESLAVGTKLLVFGRELSGFAIWMYSLLSREWSRCPLMDLPRCLFGSSSLGEVAIVAGGSDKYGNVLKSAELYNSELGTWKTLTEMGKPRKLCSGFFMDGKFYVIGGMSSHTDRLTCGEEYNMETGTWRRIENMYPVSDAATREPAMCSPPLVAVVNNQLYSADQSTNEVKKYNKVNNSWTVVKRLPVRADSSNGWGLAFKACGNSLLVIGGHRGPEGEVIVLHSWEPKEVNQDWHVLSVRERAGAFVYNCAVMGC; this is translated from the exons ATGGTTGTAGATATATATTCT GTTGTTAAAATGGTGTTCAGATATTCTCTTGAGGATTCAACAACGAAAGTGCAAGGAGCAGGTTGTGAACCACCAGTCACAGTTGGTGTTCAGGGTTGTGATAAGTCAAAGCTTCCCAAATCCCATGATCAAGACTTTGGGCTCTTACAGCAGAATTTGCATCTGTTGGCAGATTCTCTATTGGCCAGAAATAATAACTCAAAAGCAAGTGATGGTTTAAAATGTTTGCTTGACAAGGAGAGGCATGATTCTAATTTGGACCATATagtactaaagaaaaagaaaccaatgGTTATAGCAAGATCTGGAGAGAATCATGAAGGTCAAGCATCTGATGACAGCTTCCTACCAGGTCTCACGGATGATGTGGCTTTGGATGTCCTGGCCTGGAGCAGCAGATCAGGCTATCCAAATCTGGCCTCTTTGAATAAGAAGTTCAAGTCATTAATTGACAGTGGATATCTATATAATCTGAGGCAGCGGCTTGGTGTGATTGAACACTGGATTTATCTAGCCTGTATACTAATGCCTTGGGAAGCATTTGATCCTGTGAAACAGAGATGGATGAGATTGCCCAGGATGCCTTGTGATGATTGTTTTACTTATGCAGACAAGGAGTCTCTTGCAGTAGGGACTAAGCTGCTTGTATTTGGCCGCGAGCTGTCAGGATTTGCAATTTGGATGTATAGCTTGCTTTCTCGTGAGTGGTCAAGATGCCCTCTAATGGACTTGCCCCGTTGTCTGTTTGGTTCAAGCAGCCTCGGGGAAGTTGCTATCGTCGCCGGGGGAAGTGATAAGTACGGTAATGTTCTAAAATCTGCCGAGCTTTACAATTCTGAACTTGGTACGTGGAAAACTTTGACAGAGATGGGTAAGCCACGTAAACTGTGTTCAGGCTTCTTTATGGATGGGAAGTTTTATGTCATTGGCGGCATGTCGAGCCATACAGATCGTTTGACCTGTGGTGAAGAGTATAACATGGAGACTGGGACGTGGAGGAGGATAGAGAACATGTATCCTGTTTCTGATGCGGCTACTAGAGAGCCAGCAATGTGCTCCCCTCCTTTAGTTGCTGTTGTAAATAATCAGCTTTATTCTGCTGATCAATCGACAAATGAAGTCAAAAAGTACAACAAGGTCAATAACTCATGGACTGTTGTGAAGAGGTTGCCGGTTAGGGCTGACTCATCTAACGGCTGGGGACTAGCATTTAAGGCATGTGGAAACAGCTTGTTAGTGATTGGAGGGCATAGGGGACCTGAAGGGGAAGTTATCGTGCTGCACTCTTGGGAGCCAAAGGAAGTAAACCAAGACTGGCATGTCCTTTCTGTCAGGGAGCGAGCTGGTGCTTTTGTGTACAACTGCGCGGTAATGGGCTGTTAA
- the LOC115960150 gene encoding F-box/kelch-repeat protein At5g60570-like isoform X3 gives MVFRYSLEDSTTKVQGAGCEPPVTVGVQGCDKSKLPKSHDQDFGLLQQNLHLLADSLLARNNNSKASDGLKCLLDKERHDSNLDHIVLKKKKPMVIARSGENHEGQASDDSFLPGLTDDVALDVLAWSSRSGYPNLASLNKKFKSLIDSGYLYNLRQRLGVIEHWIYLACILMPWEAFDPVKQRWMRLPRMPCDDCFTYADKESLAVGTKLLVFGRELSGFAIWMYSLLSREWSRCPLMDLPRCLFGSSSLGEVAIVAGGSDKYGNVLKSAELYNSELGTWKTLTEMGKPRKLCSGFFMDGKFYVIGGMSSHTDRLTCGEEYNMETGTWRRIENMYPVSDAATREPAMCSPPLVAVVNNQLYSADQSTNEVKKYNKVNNSWTVVKRLPVRADSSNGWGLAFKACGNSLLVIGGHRGPEGEVIVLHSWEPKEVNQDWHVLSVRERAGAFVYNCAVMGC, from the coding sequence ATGGTGTTCAGATATTCTCTTGAGGATTCAACAACGAAAGTGCAAGGAGCAGGTTGTGAACCACCAGTCACAGTTGGTGTTCAGGGTTGTGATAAGTCAAAGCTTCCCAAATCCCATGATCAAGACTTTGGGCTCTTACAGCAGAATTTGCATCTGTTGGCAGATTCTCTATTGGCCAGAAATAATAACTCAAAAGCAAGTGATGGTTTAAAATGTTTGCTTGACAAGGAGAGGCATGATTCTAATTTGGACCATATagtactaaagaaaaagaaaccaatgGTTATAGCAAGATCTGGAGAGAATCATGAAGGTCAAGCATCTGATGACAGCTTCCTACCAGGTCTCACGGATGATGTGGCTTTGGATGTCCTGGCCTGGAGCAGCAGATCAGGCTATCCAAATCTGGCCTCTTTGAATAAGAAGTTCAAGTCATTAATTGACAGTGGATATCTATATAATCTGAGGCAGCGGCTTGGTGTGATTGAACACTGGATTTATCTAGCCTGTATACTAATGCCTTGGGAAGCATTTGATCCTGTGAAACAGAGATGGATGAGATTGCCCAGGATGCCTTGTGATGATTGTTTTACTTATGCAGACAAGGAGTCTCTTGCAGTAGGGACTAAGCTGCTTGTATTTGGCCGCGAGCTGTCAGGATTTGCAATTTGGATGTATAGCTTGCTTTCTCGTGAGTGGTCAAGATGCCCTCTAATGGACTTGCCCCGTTGTCTGTTTGGTTCAAGCAGCCTCGGGGAAGTTGCTATCGTCGCCGGGGGAAGTGATAAGTACGGTAATGTTCTAAAATCTGCCGAGCTTTACAATTCTGAACTTGGTACGTGGAAAACTTTGACAGAGATGGGTAAGCCACGTAAACTGTGTTCAGGCTTCTTTATGGATGGGAAGTTTTATGTCATTGGCGGCATGTCGAGCCATACAGATCGTTTGACCTGTGGTGAAGAGTATAACATGGAGACTGGGACGTGGAGGAGGATAGAGAACATGTATCCTGTTTCTGATGCGGCTACTAGAGAGCCAGCAATGTGCTCCCCTCCTTTAGTTGCTGTTGTAAATAATCAGCTTTATTCTGCTGATCAATCGACAAATGAAGTCAAAAAGTACAACAAGGTCAATAACTCATGGACTGTTGTGAAGAGGTTGCCGGTTAGGGCTGACTCATCTAACGGCTGGGGACTAGCATTTAAGGCATGTGGAAACAGCTTGTTAGTGATTGGAGGGCATAGGGGACCTGAAGGGGAAGTTATCGTGCTGCACTCTTGGGAGCCAAAGGAAGTAAACCAAGACTGGCATGTCCTTTCTGTCAGGGAGCGAGCTGGTGCTTTTGTGTACAACTGCGCGGTAATGGGCTGTTAA
- the LOC115960150 gene encoding F-box/kelch-repeat protein At5g60570-like isoform X1: MHFEICWPSSSFVPALKVIREVVKMVFRYSLEDSTTKVQGAGCEPPVTVGVQGCDKSKLPKSHDQDFGLLQQNLHLLADSLLARNNNSKASDGLKCLLDKERHDSNLDHIVLKKKKPMVIARSGENHEGQASDDSFLPGLTDDVALDVLAWSSRSGYPNLASLNKKFKSLIDSGYLYNLRQRLGVIEHWIYLACILMPWEAFDPVKQRWMRLPRMPCDDCFTYADKESLAVGTKLLVFGRELSGFAIWMYSLLSREWSRCPLMDLPRCLFGSSSLGEVAIVAGGSDKYGNVLKSAELYNSELGTWKTLTEMGKPRKLCSGFFMDGKFYVIGGMSSHTDRLTCGEEYNMETGTWRRIENMYPVSDAATREPAMCSPPLVAVVNNQLYSADQSTNEVKKYNKVNNSWTVVKRLPVRADSSNGWGLAFKACGNSLLVIGGHRGPEGEVIVLHSWEPKEVNQDWHVLSVRERAGAFVYNCAVMGC, encoded by the exons ATGCATTTTGAGATTTGTTGGCCATCAAGCAGCTTCGTTCCTGCCCTGAAAGTGATTAGAGAG GTTGTTAAAATGGTGTTCAGATATTCTCTTGAGGATTCAACAACGAAAGTGCAAGGAGCAGGTTGTGAACCACCAGTCACAGTTGGTGTTCAGGGTTGTGATAAGTCAAAGCTTCCCAAATCCCATGATCAAGACTTTGGGCTCTTACAGCAGAATTTGCATCTGTTGGCAGATTCTCTATTGGCCAGAAATAATAACTCAAAAGCAAGTGATGGTTTAAAATGTTTGCTTGACAAGGAGAGGCATGATTCTAATTTGGACCATATagtactaaagaaaaagaaaccaatgGTTATAGCAAGATCTGGAGAGAATCATGAAGGTCAAGCATCTGATGACAGCTTCCTACCAGGTCTCACGGATGATGTGGCTTTGGATGTCCTGGCCTGGAGCAGCAGATCAGGCTATCCAAATCTGGCCTCTTTGAATAAGAAGTTCAAGTCATTAATTGACAGTGGATATCTATATAATCTGAGGCAGCGGCTTGGTGTGATTGAACACTGGATTTATCTAGCCTGTATACTAATGCCTTGGGAAGCATTTGATCCTGTGAAACAGAGATGGATGAGATTGCCCAGGATGCCTTGTGATGATTGTTTTACTTATGCAGACAAGGAGTCTCTTGCAGTAGGGACTAAGCTGCTTGTATTTGGCCGCGAGCTGTCAGGATTTGCAATTTGGATGTATAGCTTGCTTTCTCGTGAGTGGTCAAGATGCCCTCTAATGGACTTGCCCCGTTGTCTGTTTGGTTCAAGCAGCCTCGGGGAAGTTGCTATCGTCGCCGGGGGAAGTGATAAGTACGGTAATGTTCTAAAATCTGCCGAGCTTTACAATTCTGAACTTGGTACGTGGAAAACTTTGACAGAGATGGGTAAGCCACGTAAACTGTGTTCAGGCTTCTTTATGGATGGGAAGTTTTATGTCATTGGCGGCATGTCGAGCCATACAGATCGTTTGACCTGTGGTGAAGAGTATAACATGGAGACTGGGACGTGGAGGAGGATAGAGAACATGTATCCTGTTTCTGATGCGGCTACTAGAGAGCCAGCAATGTGCTCCCCTCCTTTAGTTGCTGTTGTAAATAATCAGCTTTATTCTGCTGATCAATCGACAAATGAAGTCAAAAAGTACAACAAGGTCAATAACTCATGGACTGTTGTGAAGAGGTTGCCGGTTAGGGCTGACTCATCTAACGGCTGGGGACTAGCATTTAAGGCATGTGGAAACAGCTTGTTAGTGATTGGAGGGCATAGGGGACCTGAAGGGGAAGTTATCGTGCTGCACTCTTGGGAGCCAAAGGAAGTAAACCAAGACTGGCATGTCCTTTCTGTCAGGGAGCGAGCTGGTGCTTTTGTGTACAACTGCGCGGTAATGGGCTGTTAA